In Dermacentor variabilis isolate Ectoservices chromosome 1, ASM5094787v1, whole genome shotgun sequence, the genomic stretch TGTGCATTCATGGCTCCCTGCAATGGCTTATTTGTGGAATGCTTGTTAAAAATGCCAGGTAACACGGAAACATTTCAGTAGTGCCGATTTAGAAGCTATGAGCGAGACAATGAGGTGTGCCAGCGCGCCCCGTTTCCAGCATGATTAGCGTTTTCGCGTGCTGTACGGCGATTTCGCCAAAGTGCAACGCgttaaatgcaattatttttttacttacttcTCGGGCTTAAACGCGCAATTTCGTCGTTCTAGTGTCATAAAAGCACCAATGTGTTGTTTTCGGCTTCCAGAATTCAATGTGCATGTGGGAGCCTACGCATTTGCCCTGTAAATAATTAGCGCGGTTTTAAGGTCGTTTGCGTGCTTAACATTGGTTTGATTGTTTTCAGGGAGAATGCACGTGCAAGGCCGGTCTCTCTGGTCAATGCAAACATTTGTTTGCCACTTTGATATATTTGAACAGGTAAAACTTTATACatcatgtgtttatttattttcattagttGGCTTGCCTGTAATGTGCATCAAGTGACAGTGAATATGTTTACCTTATGTCGAACTAAGAGCCACATTGTAAAAGGCGAACATAGAAGTCAGTGGCAATGATGCCTTTTCAATGCCATCTGGGGCTTGTTGTTGCACTAGGAACAGAGTTTCAAGAACATGCACACAGCAATCAATTGAGTATGTGTTGCTTCAGTCACTTCAGGTGGGCACAGGCTGTATTAATAACCACAGAATGCCCAGAAATGTTTTAAACGTTCtgggcttttttatttgtttactgtaGGATTTTGATTCTGAATCTGCTGTAAAATATTGTTGATGTAACTTACTAACACGGAAACAAAGGATGAAACAAAATGGAACCAATGTACACAAGCGCTAACTCAAAACTGAAATGGTTCCcgtctgtctcatttttttttccgcactacCAAGTTGCATCAtagaattccaactagccccatcGCGACACTGTTAGGAAACATTTTCTTGAATCATAtgaaagatgcagaaaaaagccaATACACAGAGTATTTCAGCAAGGTATGTTTATTTTGATGTACAGGACAAGTGCCACTTCCCTGGATGCATTGTCATGCACGGATGTGCAACAACAGTGGGGACGTGCCAGTGCCGCCAGCATCTACAAACCAAGGCCAATTAGTTTGTTTTGCCACGTCGAGCAGCTTCAACCAATAAGTGTCCCTGAAGATGTTCAAGCCCTGATTAGGAAAGAACTTATCGATGCAGTACCAAATTCTGCACTGGCAAAACACAAAACTCGTGCAAGAAAGTCAATCCCTTTCACTAGCAATTTGAACATAGTCCGCGCCATCGACACAATTTTCACACAAGGTTGCTACTTGAGAGAgcacacaaaattttcattttttgaatcggtgctagatggtgaaaaaacagtactgaaaaggtttactcttgaacatctcaatgaaaatgaaaagagttTCTATCTTCAAAATGTGTGCCTCTCCTATGCCAAAGCTAGGGAAATATGCCGCGAGACAACTGATCAGTCATCCACTCTGtggcacagcgaaagaaaaaaaagaattactggaAGCATCTGCAGAGAACTCTACACGTTTGAAGAAAGAGGTACACGCAGTTGGGAAGCAAAGCTGGACAGGCTGTACTGCAGGGagcctttcaagggaaatgaagccACAATGTATGGAAAAGACAACGAGCCTCTTGCACTTGAAGAGTACGAGAAGACTCATAACGAAAGCGTGAGCAAGCTGggactcgtcgtcattccagatgTTCCTTGGCTTGGCTACAGCCCGGATGGAATAAGTGAGCAGAGGGGAACGAACATCTTGCTGGAAGTGAAGTGTCCTGTTCTAGGCAAGCACTCTAGCATACAAGACCTTGTAAATGCTAAGAAGCTGGCATTTATTGTGTGTGATGGAGAAAATTATGCATTGAGACGTGCTCACAAGTATTATTCCTAGGTTCAACTGGGCATGCTCCTCCTTAACATGAATCTGTGTCATTTTATAGTATATTCGAAAGTTGAGAGCCTTGTCATTCATGTGCCGAGAGACACCGAGCATATTCAGGCACTTGTAGACAGGCTGCAGTATGTCTACTTCAAAAGGGTACTACCTAAGCTTGTGCAGATTAGCAAGGCTTGAAAGTATGTTGGTGTTCATaggtttttttcgttgttgatcaCTTCCATTCAGTGGGAGGGGGGATACTTAGAAGAAAAGCTATTCAGTACTTTGTAATATTTACGAAttgcaatatattaaaaaattaaattatggggttttacgtgtcaaaaccactttctgattacgaggcacgccgtagtggaggactccggaaatttcaaccacctggggttctttaacgtgcacgaaaatctaagtacacgggtgctttcgcatttcgcttccatcgaaatgcggccgccgtgaattgcaatatatgtAGCAGCAATTAAGCAATTGTTAATTATATTTactgttcaatgtctgctaagGAAAGTATAGCAAATTGTGAGAACTGAAATGGCAAGAGTTTTTGAAGCATCGAAGAAGCAAAATGAGGAGTTCAAGTTTGGTTCTAGGTTTTGCAGCATATGCATAAATGGCcagctgcaaattttgcttgtattctgtcATTTAGTGCTTTTGGATGTCTAGTCATGGAGTTTCATTTTTTACTCTACAACCTGTGATGTTTTCTCTGCAAATGACACCTTTACAAGTGTCTACAGTGCACATGttgcaaaaaagagaagaaagctgttgatcctttttttaagcaactatttattttgcattcttcGAAAAGCTAGTCACACAGCAGCTCATAATTCCTGAAGAGCTTGTTTGCAGTCACTCTAAAGTACTTGAGCGAATACAAGTAGTTTTTTACTTGAAAATTAGTGCTTCTGTGTTTATAACTGGTCCTTTGTACCTGATATacttggctgctttttttttttacttgtcagtacacgtatcacacctataaacataccacaataaacattcctcctgtaaatgtgtgtctgcgttttgctatgtgatattcaatatttactatttgttagaaaatgttgatattcgccCTCCTCTCAACTTTCATATGTCTCTTAACTGAAtgtgtacacatcacttccatttgtataggttgtctgcaaataaatgtatgCCACATGCGAGGCTCTCGCATGCTCGTATATTTGCCACCTGCTCTCGGTTCACATTCTTCACGTCTTTGTGGTTGCAATGCCCACAAGTTCACAGCTGTACTTAGTCACACATTGCAATGTACACGACAaagtgatgaaaaaataaaaaaaaataaccatcacGCCTATTTGACCCAACAGCGCATACTATAGACAGTATGTATAATTGAACAGCTGATGATGTCGCACAAATTAAGTGGAAAATACACCAAAAGAGATTGTTCTGTTAAAGTAACATTAACATTCGCCAGTTTGTGTTCCGTTAACCATAGCAATATGTGTCTGATCAACActgataggttagtgagggctaggattcacctcaatttgaacagggaaagattaaaattggtcaagaagaaacaagccaatctagatgcagtaagggtaaaagcagaccaattcaggctggtagttgcaaacaaatatgcagccttagaacagagatgaagatgacatagagctaatgaatgaaaccgttacgaggatggcttcagaggcagcaattgaagtgggaggcaaggcaccaaggcaaccagtaggcaagctctcccaagtaacaaaggacctaataaagaagcgacaaagaatgaaagtgtccaactcaagagataagatagaatttgcgaaactgtcaaaactgatcaacaaggcgaaaataattgattcgaaattataacgcgataaagactgaaaaaagccgtaaaagatggacgcagcatgaaatcggtgAAGGAAGCTTGGCGTaggtcaaaccaagatgtatgcactaaaagataagcagggtaatggcaccagcaatctcgaagttatagtaaaagcagcaaaagaatacaaatgggttggagcacatgccagatcctggctggaagcttaccattatcattaaaaagaaaggtatacaatcagcgcattctaccggtgctaacatatgggcagaaacgtgaagactgacaaagaagcttgcgaacaagttgaggaacgcgcaaagagcgatggaacgaagaatgttaggcatatagttaagagacaggaagatagtggtgtggatcagagagcaaacaaagaTACCGAATATACTTATTGACATTATTAGAAAAATTTGAGCTGGGCacatcatgtaatgcgtaggttagaaaaccggtagaccattagggttgcagaatgggtgcgaagagaaaggaagctcagtcgagtacgggagaagtatagctggggtgatgaaattaagaaattcgcaggcactagttgaaatcggctggcacaggacagggataattgaaaAGTCGCAGGgatagaccttcgtcctgcagtggacataaaataggattgcAATGATGAGGATGAATTGTGTCAGCTTTGCAAGCGTGCTTACTGAAATTTATCATCAGCCAGTATTGGTGCGCACAAGTTAGTTAGCCCACACGCAACTGTGAACAGCTCATTGATATAAGGCAGCATTTCCCAGGACAGAGTTGAGTTGAAGAGCTTAAATATTTTAACTCGTTGTATTGCTCGTTCTACATGAACCCGTGCCCTAGCAATATCAGCTGTCCTAAGGGCATCATTGCGGTCAAACTGGCAGTCCTTTTTAGCAAAAGGTGGCCGAATTACGCCAATTGCACGGGCAGTGCACAAGTCATCAATGAAAAAACCCCTATCGACCATAATGTCATCTGTGAATGACTCGAACTTCTCCAGTATTGCACACTCAGCTGTAATGGCTTTGTCTGAGGCTCGTCCACCAAATGCTTCACTGATGAATGTTATTGTGCCAGCTGGACTTACACATATGAGAAATTTTACAGTGTAAGTCGACTTGTATTGTGAATATGTCAGTAGCTGACATTTCACACAGCGAGATCTTTCAACTGGGATTTCTGTGCAATCTACAACACCTCGCACTCTCGGATACTGTTTAAAGTGCGAAGGCATATTGTTTAAAATTTCCTCCTTTGAAGGCCACTCAATGGCAGCTTTCAGCACTGCAGCAGCAAGAGGCAGTGTGTGCACAAAATATCTGTGTATGGACGAAATGCTGCATTGAAAAAGTACACTGAGACAGGAAAATGACATAGCCTGTTTCAGAACTATGAAcaccaaaataactctgtccctCACAGAAGCTTCCATCCTATTTGCCGCCTCATACTTCTCTACGAGTGAAACAATCTTGTTTAGAAGTGCATGAGAAGGTACGCCAGTCAAAGTGTTTAGGTGAGCATCAGAAAGAAGCACGTCCGAAATCCTAAATTTTTGTGTGAAGTCCAGTGAGTTCACTTGAACGGATTTGTTTAGCTCAGGTGTGTGGCCCAGCTCTTGAAGTTCAACAAGTGCCCTTGCAGCGTCTCGttctgtaacgcaagaaaaaatttagAGCGAAATTGGTACAGTTTTAAGCAAAAAGTTACCTGCTGTTGTTCGTGAGCAAGAGCTTGAAAGGGGGGGAAGCCAATCCTGCACAGGTGGGTCTGCAATACAATGATGGTGAACTAAATCCTTCATAAAACCATGTGAAGTGTCCTACAACACGGTGTATTCAGTCCTACGgcaaaataaaacaagatgcattgcactggcttgcctttgctctaaaattcaagagcagagagagaaagtatcagatgcgaaaggcggggaggttggcAGGGAGGTTACCTGGAAGGTAAACATCCACTTTGCTAACCTGGTGCACAGGTGAAAGGGTAAGGGGGGTGCcgaaatattacaaagaaaagcacaaaaagtgAGAAAGATCATAGAGAaaaacacattcacacacacagaacactATTGCATCAGAGTCACTCCAGTAGGTTACTTGCCTAAGGTGACATTAGAAAAGCCTTAGTCTCTTAATAGTAGAACGTGTATTTATCTAGGTGCCCaaaatctttcggcgataccactCTCGATATATTGCCCTTTGCAGTTGCACAACCGGACTCGCCTTGTTTGGTGAAACGGCAAACTTAAACATGCGGTAACGCCTATGCATCATCAAAACTTGGGTGCGAAGGtcggaaaaaaaattctcacCATTGTATTCACTTTCTTCCAAATTATCAGGAAGCTCGCATGCGCAATCTTCATTAATGACGACTTCAGATACGTCGTCCTGTTGGCCCTCGTTTCCTGCAACATTGTTAGGTCAATAGAAGAGATGCTTTAAGACcaagcaaaacaaatacaagatcaCAAACGCTTGCGCAGTACCTCCGATCGGTACACAACTTTCACTACAGCCAAAAAAAGTAGCGAACGCCTTGCACATTGACCGCCTGTTTGATTTTCACACAGAACGACTAAGAACAGATGCAGAATACGTTCGCTAGTGTGAAATGCTCACTACGCAGCGTCAGGCACCGTCGAGGAATAtttaccgaaacagcgcgagtgcagGCAGAACATTTAATAAACGGTGACACTTGCGTACTTAAACTTACCTTGAGAATCTGTGGGGGGCTTTCTTCGGGGAACCCTAGGCCTCACACTTGCTTCGTGGGAGCGCATAGGGATCTTTTGCGAAGGCACGGCGTTTCTTTTCAGCCGCTTTCGTAAGGGCTTCAACCCGTCTTTAAGGCAAAATTTCACAATCAGCTCACcacaagaataaaatgaaatcattgagAGCATCGCAACAGTCAATTACTCACCAAGGTGGCCCCAAAAGAAGTCGTCTTTGTTAAAATGATCGCTACATACGACCATTTCTTCGCTCACTTGCTTCCCGATGCGGAGCTTGATCGCCCACAACTTCCTCCGTTTTTTATCTTTTGGAAAGTGGTGCAGGCTCACTTTTCCGGAAATTGCACGATTTGTGCATTGCGGCACACTGCACATGCGGTTGCTCTTCGCTCGTCGACTGTTTTCTTCCATAACGAAGAGCACAAGTACGCCAACGCAGCTGCAGAAACCGCGTGAGCGAGAAATCCATCACCCCCTCCCGGCTTCCGAAAAGATCCGCGCGGCGGCGCTAGCGTTTCTGGAAAGCGCGAAtagggtctaaagtgagagccaatgtaCGTCACCTCGGcgtagagccgtgttgtggggttcattttgcagttggtggtccttgttggatgttttggggcggtgacattacacaagtggtcgctgcgagccaaggcatcaccccctggccaccaggcattctcttcctgcccagcggttatctgcgctagacagtcgagattttccgggacatggaggcgctgttaagaacggccagctgcagtgcaagtttgccatccATTTACGCAAGCCgtggcaacctcatcttcgaacgccgccgccaaccactGGCCATGGcgcgactaagtcgactttgtgtcgggaacaattcgcgcatcctccactctccgtcgctttagctaggatgcgtttgacgaagtaggctttgtgctgaaaccgccaccgttacggtctggcctcgtcgccgttgtgactgaaggagttcgacgaagcaggctttgtgcgcaacacgacaacgccgccctgttctgctatgagtgggggagttgccgcgggagcaccgacgaaggccccttcccacgtgccgactaagacgcaggacaatggctacccgggcgtgcTACCCGGGTCCCCTCCGAGTTCTacaaaattcgtgtggtgtcggtttcggaccgtgaacacgtgtgtgtgtatgcatgtgtctgtgtaaactgtcccgcggagaggcggcagtttacgatgactaaacgaacgttcgcgttaccttgtatcgcgggaggaccgagtgtttaaaaactgctgttgtgcggatgctcggcACACTTAAGCAGTCtcgttggactgagacactctctcaagcagtcgtgttagactgacgtactttctctcgcagtcatgctagactgatgaactgcatgtaaataccgtaaataaacccctttcctcgttctcgatgagaagcagtccttcccttcatcatcctcctcagcgtggataacggCATTGGCGAGCTACCTTCGAAttgatgccggactccaatcttgacaacgggttacgagcgatgggattcagcccccaatcctgacaccatgGAGGCTTGGACGCCATCCCCGGGCGGTAGTGACAGCGAGCCCGAACGGACTCAGGCGCTTAGGAGGGTCGTGGACGGAGGGGGATTAAGACCCGTGGCTCCGTGTTTCGCGCCTGCGCCATCATAAAGCAGAGATGCAGACAGCCTGCTATCGGCCAGAATGCCTGTTTACATCTACTTCTTCTTCCCCTCTCCATCCATGGAGTCCGACCGCGCGAGCCTAAGTGTGTCATTCTCTTCAATACAATATATAAATGCAAGACTCTTCTCTTTCAAATCGCCTTTGGCATATGCAGCGCGACCCACCTCATCAACCAGCCTAGTGAATACGCATGCAGTGCTTCTTAGCGAGTCAAAATAAGAGAGTAAAAACTTGAGAAATGTTTTTCAGGAAATTTACTTAAACATTTTTTAGAACAATCGCGCATATGTGGAACTGAATCCAGTGAGCATTCTGCGCCCAATCGAAAAAACTCCTATGCGCCATATTCACTAATTCCAGTGAGCCACATTGCGGTGGCATTAAAAAGCCGTTCATTCCTGTGTATCATATGTGGCCACCATGTGACATATGGAACTGTACTAGATTTTATATATGTCCTGATATGTTTTCCATGTTTTCCAAGtattacgtctcctccatctttgattaaatcgactgttatttcatcttctcctgcagctcttgatcgtttcatctggcggctctttatacgaagtgtctatggaCTGCAATGTCATCCCAATGTCGTGTGTAAGAATTGTAGTCGTGCATATCAAAAAGGGGTATGTCGCCTTGTCGTCGTCTGCCTTATCCACACCAAAGACGACGTTGAAAAGAGGAGCAGCTTCTCATCGGGAATGAAGGAATATAATTTACACCAGGAATAGACAAGGTTACTTCGCAACACTCTGGCGTGACTGAACTGATGTACACCGAAGGAGCCGAAAAATGTCTACCTGAATCCCCTCTGCCCTCCCTATATCTGTAGGTCAGAGAAACCGACAGGTACACCTTCTTCTAATCGGAGCATCTAAAGTAACCGAAGACTCCGCCTTCAAGAGATGGCCACGCGCAATTACATATTACCTTTGTTCACTAAACACAATGTGGGAATAGCCACCGGCCCAAGCAGTTAACTACCCCAGAGACAGGAGGGAACCACTTGCTGAAGAAGGGGTTCAAACTTGCCTCACTCGACCCATATCGGCTGATTGAACGGACAATCAATTAACTGGTTCGTTTGACAGTCGTCTTGAGCGGCTAGCAATGGCCGTTACACTTGCTTTCACAGGAGCTTCTT encodes the following:
- the LOC142576698 gene encoding uncharacterized protein LOC142576698, which codes for MEENSRRAKSNRMCSVPQCTNRAISGKVSLHHFPKDKKRRKLWAIKLRIGKQVSEEMVVCSDHFNKDDFFWGHLDGLKPLRKRLKRNAVPSQKIPMRSHEASVRPRVPRRKPPTDSQGNEGQQDDVSEVVINEDCACELPDNLEESEYNDPPVQDWLPPLSSSCSRTTAERDAARALVELQELGHTPELNKSVQVNSLDFTQKFRISDVLLSDAHLNTLTGVPSHALLNKIVSLVEKYEAANRMEASVRDRVILVFIVLKQAMSFSCLSVLFQCSISSIHRYFVHTLPLAAAVLKAAIEWPSKEEILNNMPSHFKQYPRVRGVVDCTEIPVERSRCVKCQLLTYSQYKSTYTVKFLICVSPAGTITFISEAFGGRASDKAITAECAILEKFESFTDDIMVDRGFFIDDLCTARAIGVIRPPFAKKDCQFDRNDALRTADIARARVHVERAIQRVKIFKLFNSTLSWEMLPYINELFTVACGLTNLCAPILADDKFQ